One Ignavibacterium sp. DNA segment encodes these proteins:
- a CDS encoding DUF1697 domain-containing protein, giving the protein MPRYFAFLRAINVGGHTVKMDHLKSLFEKMGFVNVETFIASGNVVFEAKSKTINVMKKKIESDLHKQLGYEVATFIRTAAELKNLIEYKPFDDSELRNPTNTLYIGFLESIPSKENQNKVFAMQDSANEFHFHNNELYWLCRKNFSDSGITGYKLEKALGMQTTLRNSTTTIKFAVKFS; this is encoded by the coding sequence ATGCCCAGATATTTTGCTTTTCTTCGCGCCATAAATGTTGGCGGACATACAGTTAAAATGGATCATCTTAAATCTTTATTTGAAAAAATGGGATTTGTAAATGTGGAAACTTTTATCGCCAGTGGAAATGTTGTGTTTGAAGCAAAATCAAAAACTATAAATGTTATGAAAAAGAAAATTGAATCTGATTTGCATAAACAGCTTGGATATGAAGTTGCTACATTTATCAGAACAGCTGCAGAGTTAAAAAATTTAATCGAGTACAAACCTTTTGATGATTCTGAACTAAGAAACCCAACCAATACTTTGTACATAGGTTTTTTAGAATCCATTCCTTCTAAAGAAAATCAAAATAAAGTTTTTGCAATGCAGGATTCAGCTAATGAATTTCACTTCCATAATAATGAGCTTTATTGGCTTTGCAGAAAAAATTTTAGCGATTCTGGAATTACAGGATACAAGCTGGAAAAAGCCCTTGGGATGCAGACAACTCTTAGAAACTCAACAACCACGATAAAGTTTGCAGTAAAGTTTTCTTAA